Within the Pedosphaera parvula Ellin514 genome, the region CCGTCCGCAAAAACCTCATCCATTTCCTGAATCACGAGTTCGAATACCTGCTCATTCTCAGTGGCGACCAACTCTACCGCATGGACTTCCGCTCCATCGTCGCCCAACACGCTGATACCGACGCCGACCTCACTGTCGCCACCATTCCCGTCCCTCGTCAGGATGCCTCCTCCTTGGGCATTCTCCACATGGATTCTGAACGGCGCATCACTCATTTCCACGAAAAACCAAAAGATCCAGCCATTCTGGACAAGCTGCATCTCGACCGCGCGTCCTATTCCACGCTCGGCATCCAGGAAGACCGCGAACTCTTCCTCGCTTCCATGGGCATCTACGTCTTCAAGCGCGAAGTGCTCATTAGGATGCTCGATAACAACCTGACTGACTTCGGCAAACATATTATTCCCGACGCCATCAAAACCCATCGGGTATTCTCCTACGTTTATCAAGGCTATTGGGAAGATATCGGAACCATCCGCAACTTCTTTGAAGCCAATCTCGATGTCACCAACGAACTTCCCAGGTTCAACTTTTTCGACATGGCCGCCCCGGTCTTCAGCCGCCCCCGTTTCCTCCCCGGCTCCAAAATCAACGGCGCCCAGATCGATCACGCCATGGTCTCCGACGGCTGTATCATCAACCATGCCAAAATCACCAGCTCCGTCATCGGCATCCGCAGTGTCGTGGGTGCCGGCAGCGAACTCAAACGCGTCATCTCCATGGGCTGCGATTTCTACGAATCCCTCAGTTCCATCGAGGAGAGCACCCGCCAGGACCGCCCGCGCGTTGGCATCGGCCAGAACACCCGGATCGAAAACGCCATCATCGATAAAAACGCCCGCATCGGCGACAACTGCGTCATCAGCCCCGCCGGCAAACCCGAGAACCTCGACCACCCGCTCTACTTCATCCGCGACGGCATCGTCATCATCCCCAAAAACGGCGTCATCCCCCACGGCACGGTAATTTGAATCCCTGCCAACAAAAGAAGCCCAAAACACCCACATCTCGCCCCCTTTCAACTGCCCCACCCGCGCACGCGACCCGCGACCCAATCCCACCGCCAGGCACCTTCTCTCGCGTAGGAGACGACGTACGGAGTCTCTAACCTTGCTTCGCATTCCCATCAGCGTACACGACCAACGATCCAACTCACACTCCCCGCCCCCAGCACCAAAGTTGCGACCCATACTTCCCCTGGCTTTAGCATTGCAACGTTGGACCGACCTTGTCAATCTGCCGCGCAAGAGCGCAGACTCATTATCCAACGCACATTATCTATTCGGAATGAAAAAAAATTTCGCAACCCTCGGCCTGGTCTTCGTGGGTATGCTGTTTCTGTTGGTGGCCCTGGTGTTTTATTTCCGCCCTCACCAGAGCGCCCCGCTCACAAAGCCGCCGGAGCATGGAATTGCTTTTCTGTTGGAAATTGATGCCTCCGAGGCGGCGGCAAACACAAACCTTATGGCCGAGGTCAGGCAGGTGATGCTTAAACGGTTTGGGAAATTCGGCACCACTGTTTTTTGGGAAACTGTTTCGACAAACCAGGCCCGCATTATCTCTCCCATGGTGGGTTCGCAGAACATCGAACTGGCTCAAAGCCATTTATTTAACAATGCCTTTTTGGAATTCCGCCTCGTGCATGAACATAGTGAAGACATGATTAAGCAGGGATTGACCGAAATCGGCTATGAAACGATGAAGGAGATGAACGATTTGCCGAATGGCCGGCAGCAAACCTCCACTTATCTGGTGAAGAAAATGCCGGAGCAGGGCCTGACCGGCAAATACCTAACAAGCGCGATGGTGAGCCGCAACCAGGTAGGTCAACCGGAGATTAACTTTACCTTTGACCGTAAAGGCACGGAAATCCTTGCAAATGTCACCACTGA harbors:
- a CDS encoding SecDF P1 head subdomain-containing protein translates to MKKNFATLGLVFVGMLFLLVALVFYFRPHQSAPLTKPPEHGIAFLLEIDASEAAANTNLMAEVRQVMLKRFGKFGTTVFWETVSTNQARIISPMVGSQNIELAQSHLFNNAFLEFRLVHEHSEDMIKQGLTEIGYETMKEMNDLPNGRQQTSTYLVKKMPEQGLTGKYLTSAMVSRNQVGQPEINFTFDRKGTEILANVTTENVGRKLAIILDGKIQSAPIIRSPITGGRGQLTGNYTDRQALELANLLESSLPTRVKLVESKSF
- a CDS encoding glucose-1-phosphate adenylyltransferase, coding for MFSPSSWVAVRAPRLFPLTKERAKPAVPLAGKYRLVDIPISNCINSGLRRIYVLTQFNSASLHRHISQSYKFDHFSGGFVEILAAEQTFSDTSWYQGTADAVRKNLIHFLNHEFEYLLILSGDQLYRMDFRSIVAQHADTDADLTVATIPVPRQDASSLGILHMDSERRITHFHEKPKDPAILDKLHLDRASYSTLGIQEDRELFLASMGIYVFKREVLIRMLDNNLTDFGKHIIPDAIKTHRVFSYVYQGYWEDIGTIRNFFEANLDVTNELPRFNFFDMAAPVFSRPRFLPGSKINGAQIDHAMVSDGCIINHAKITSSVIGIRSVVGAGSELKRVISMGCDFYESLSSIEESTRQDRPRVGIGQNTRIENAIIDKNARIGDNCVISPAGKPENLDHPLYFIRDGIVIIPKNGVIPHGTVI